Genomic segment of Aliarcobacter trophiarum LMG 25534:
TTTAACTCTCAAGAAGATATAGAGAAGATAAGTAGTTACTTTAAGATACAATAAAATAAAATTCTTTTCATTCCTTTTAATTTTTAATATAAATTTATAGATAAATTTGATACACTTTAAACGTTTTAGTTAAACTAAACTGTAAAAATATGGAGGAATGAATGTTAGACATAAGTCCTGTACTATTGCTTAGTTCTGGTATCATCTTTCTTTTAGTGGTTGCTAGACTAAACAGTTGTCTTTTTAAGCCTATACTTCAACATATGGATGAAAGATCTGCTCAAATCAAAAAAGATTTAGAAGATTCAAAATCAAATAGTGCTGATGTAGATGGTTTTTTAGCGGAAGCAAATGAGTTGATTTCAAAAGCTAAAAGAGAGGCAGCTGCTATTAGAGAGCAAGCTTATAAGGAAGCAAAAGATAGTGCTGATGTTAAACTTGCAAGTGCTAAATTAAATTTAGAAGCAAAATCTGCTGAATTTGCTAAGAGTTTACAAGAAGAGACAAAAGCATTAAAATCCTCTTTACTGTCATCAATGCCACAATTTAACGAAAGCTTAAAATCTAAGCTTAGTTCAATATAGGAAGTGATAATGAAAAGAGTACTATTACTATTAGCTATGGCTATGGTTCCAGTTGCATTATTTGCAAGTGAAGGTGCGGAAACGAACTATGATATAGTTCAAAGAACCGTTAATTTTATTATATTTGCTGCAATTTTATGGTATTTACTTGCTGATAAAATCAAAGCATTTTTTGCTAATAGAACTTTGGGAATTCAATCTGAACTAGATAAGGTTCAAGAGAGTCTAAAAGCTTCTAAAGATAGAGTTTCTGAAGCTCAAAAAAAATTAGATGATGCAAAAAAGATTTCTGCTGAAATTATTGAAAGTGCAAAATCTGATATAGAAAATATTAAACAAAAAGTTTCAACATCTATTGATACTGATATCGCAAATTTAAGTAAAAATTTAGATGAAATGATAAAAGTTGAAATTTCTAAAGCTAAAAAGCAAGTTGTTGCTGAGATACTTGATGAGCTATTAAATTCAGAAAATATTAAACTATCTCAAGATGAGTTAGTAAATATTGTTCTTAAAAGGGTGGCTTAATGAAAGATTTAATAGCAAAAAGATATGTAAAAGCTTTGGTTGATGGAAGAGATTTGAGTAGTGTAACTTTGATTTCTGAGAAATTAAGTGAAGTTTCAAAAGCTTTTTCAAGTGATAAATTTAACTCTATTTTGGCATCTTCTGATATAAATGAAGTTGAAAAAACAAAGTTTGTTTTATCTATTATAGATAATGCAGATAAAAGTTTAGAAAACTTTATAAATTTACTTGGTGAAAAAAGAAGATTAGATATTATCCCTCAAGTAGCTTTTGAGTTAAAAACTCAAATTGCAAAGATGAATAGTAGTTATGTTGGAACAGTTTATACAAATAAAGAGTTATCAAAAAACTATATATCTTCGATAGAAGAACAATTTAGTAAAAAATTTAATGTAAAACTTTCATTGTCACAAAATGTGTGCGATTATGATGGTATTAAAGTTGATATAGATGGACTAGGTGTTGAAATATCTTTTTCTAAAGATAGATTAAAAACTCAGTTAATTAATCATATTTTAAAAGCAGTTTAGAACTTAATAAAGGAGAAATTTGAATGGGTGCAAAAATTCAAGCAGATGAAATCAGTTCGATTATTAAAGAGAGAATTGATAACTTTGAATTAAATGTAGATGTAAACGAAACTGGTAAGATTATATCTTATGCAGATGGTATTGCACAGGTTTACGGTCTTAAAAATGTTATGGCTGGTGAGATGGTTGAGTTTGAGAATGGCGAAAAAGGTATGGCTGCAAACTTAGAAGAGTCTTCAGTTGGTATCGTTGTTCTTGGAAAAGGTACAGGTCTTAGAGAAGGTACTTCTTGTAAAAGACTAGGTGAGCTTCTTGAAGTTCCTGTAGGTGAAGCATTAGTTGGAAGAGTTGTAAATGCTCTTGGTGAACCAATTGATGGTAAAGGTGCAATTGCTTCTACAGAAAAAAGATATGTTGAAGAGAAAGCTCCTGGAATTATGTCTAGAAAATCTGTTCATGAACCACTACAAACTGGTATTAAAGCTATTGATGCATTAGTTCCAATTGGAAGAGGGCAAAGAGAGCTTATTATTGGTGATAGACAAACTGGTAAAACTACAGTTGCTATTGATACAATTTTAAACCAAAAAGGTGAGAATGTAATTTGTATTTATGTTGCAATTGGTCAAAAATCATCTTCAGTTGCTTCAGTTGTAAGAACACTTGAAGAAGCAGGAGCTATGGATTATACAATTGTTGTAAATGCATCAGCAGCTGATTCAGCAACATTACAATTTTTAGCACCATATACAGGTGTTACAATTGGTGAGTTCTTTAGAGATAATGGAAAACATGCTCTTATTATTTATGATGATTTATCAAAACATGCAGTTGCATATAGAGAGATGTCATTAATTTTAAGAAGACCTCCAGGAAGAGAAGCATACCCAGGAGACGTATTTTATCTACACTCAAGATTACTTGAAAGAGCTGCTAAAATGAGTGATGAAAAAGGTGCTGGATCAATGACTGCACTACCTATTATTGAAACTCAAGCTGGAGACGTTGCTGCATATATTCCAACAAACGTAATTTCAATTACAGATGGACAAATATTCCTAGAAACAAACCTATTTAACTCAGGAATTAGACCTGCTATTAATGTTGGTTTATCAGTTTCAAGGGTTGGTGGAGCTGCTCAAATTAAAGCTACAAAACAAGTTGCTGGTACATTAAAACTTTCTCTTGCTCAATATAGAGAGCTTGAAGCCTTTGCACAGTTTGCATCAGATTTAGATGAAGCAACAAGAAGAGAGTTAGAGCTTGGGCAAAGAATGGTTGAAGTATTAAAACAAGGTGTTAACAAACCACTAGTTATTGAAAAACAAGTTGTAATTATTTATGCTGGTACTAAAGGGTACTTAAATGATGTTGCTGTTAAAGATGTTGTTAGATTTGAAAATGAGTTACATTCATTTATTGAGCAAAAATATTCAAATATTTTAGATGCAATTAAGTCAAGTCAAAAAATTGATGATAAT
This window contains:
- a CDS encoding F0F1 ATP synthase subunit B family protein, coding for MLDISPVLLLSSGIIFLLVVARLNSCLFKPILQHMDERSAQIKKDLEDSKSNSADVDGFLAEANELISKAKREAAAIREQAYKEAKDSADVKLASAKLNLEAKSAEFAKSLQEETKALKSSLLSSMPQFNESLKSKLSSI
- a CDS encoding F0F1 ATP synthase subunit B; protein product: MKRVLLLLAMAMVPVALFASEGAETNYDIVQRTVNFIIFAAILWYLLADKIKAFFANRTLGIQSELDKVQESLKASKDRVSEAQKKLDDAKKISAEIIESAKSDIENIKQKVSTSIDTDIANLSKNLDEMIKVEISKAKKQVVAEILDELLNSENIKLSQDELVNIVLKRVA
- a CDS encoding F0F1 ATP synthase subunit delta, with product MKDLIAKRYVKALVDGRDLSSVTLISEKLSEVSKAFSSDKFNSILASSDINEVEKTKFVLSIIDNADKSLENFINLLGEKRRLDIIPQVAFELKTQIAKMNSSYVGTVYTNKELSKNYISSIEEQFSKKFNVKLSLSQNVCDYDGIKVDIDGLGVEISFSKDRLKTQLINHILKAV
- the atpA gene encoding F0F1 ATP synthase subunit alpha, which codes for MGAKIQADEISSIIKERIDNFELNVDVNETGKIISYADGIAQVYGLKNVMAGEMVEFENGEKGMAANLEESSVGIVVLGKGTGLREGTSCKRLGELLEVPVGEALVGRVVNALGEPIDGKGAIASTEKRYVEEKAPGIMSRKSVHEPLQTGIKAIDALVPIGRGQRELIIGDRQTGKTTVAIDTILNQKGENVICIYVAIGQKSSSVASVVRTLEEAGAMDYTIVVNASAADSATLQFLAPYTGVTIGEFFRDNGKHALIIYDDLSKHAVAYREMSLILRRPPGREAYPGDVFYLHSRLLERAAKMSDEKGAGSMTALPIIETQAGDVAAYIPTNVISITDGQIFLETNLFNSGIRPAINVGLSVSRVGGAAQIKATKQVAGTLKLSLAQYRELEAFAQFASDLDEATRRELELGQRMVEVLKQGVNKPLVIEKQVVIIYAGTKGYLNDVAVKDVVRFENELHSFIEQKYSNILDAIKSSQKIDDNTETQLKAALEEFKTVFNAN